A region from the Vicia villosa cultivar HV-30 ecotype Madison, WI linkage group LG3, Vvil1.0, whole genome shotgun sequence genome encodes:
- the LOC131656327 gene encoding agamous-like MADS-box protein AGL80, giving the protein MTRKKVKLAFIENNTARKTTYNKRKKGLLKKVDEISTLCGIDACAIIYGPYDPQPEIWPSSSGVEKVLTKFKAAPEFDQSRRMVDQESFLKQRIGKAEKHLKRQWAENKEKETTMLMFQCLNARNVVQSDMSMGDLNDLSCMIDHNLRKIGRRIDSGDSENVTHQNQSESQVLAAQSQVQLPMAPPLPPPPPPLPTAPENDEIEMMSRLGWL; this is encoded by the coding sequence ATGACTAGAAAGAAGGTGAAGCTTGCTTTCATAGAGAATAATACTGCAAGGAAAACAACTTACAATAAAAGGAAGAAGGGTTTATTGAAGAAGGTCGATGAAATATCAACCCTTTGCGGTATAGATGCTTGTGCGATTATTTATGGCCCATACGATCCTCAACCTGAGATCTGGCCATCGTCGTCAGGAGTTGAAAAGGTGCTTACGAAATTCAAGGCAGCGCCTGAATTTGATCAAAGCAGAAGGATGGTGGATCAAGAGAGTTTTCTGAAACAAAGAATTGGGAAGGCTGAAAAGCACCTTAAAAGGCAATGGGCAGAAAACAAAGAGAAAGAGACAACCATGCTGATGTTTCAGTGTCTCAATGCTCGGAACGTCGTGCAGAGCGACATGTCGATGGGTGATTTGAATGATCTTTCTTGCATGATTGATCATAATTTGAGGAAGATTGGTAGAAGGATTGATTCGGGTGATAGTGAAAATGTTACTCACCAAAATCAAAGTGAAAGTCAAGTCCTGGCTGCTCAAAGCCAAGTCCAACTCCCCATGGCACCGCCACTGCCACCACCACCACCGCCACTCCCAACCGCACCTGAGAATGA